A stretch of Deltaproteobacteria bacterium DNA encodes these proteins:
- the porA gene encoding pyruvate ferredoxin oxidoreductase, with protein RALNAPLNIHGDHSDVMGARDAGWIQLFCEDSQEIYDSTIQAIKISENKDVLTPVMVIMDGFNTSHSVEIWDIEEDEKVKEYIGEYTPKYPLLDVSRKLTYGAWAPPPEYFEHKVSQLAGMVHAKPVVKKIGKEFGKVFGRSYDYFESYKLDDAEYAIVMMGSAAGTAKDVVDVLRENGIKAGLLKIRMFRPFPADEIKEALGNVKVVATLDRVISAGAYGSPLFNEVRSALYDVPKRPIVVDYIYGLGGRDTQPKHFKAVYESLQRIAKTGKIEKVLDFINIRGKWGE; from the coding sequence AGGGCATTGAATGCACCATTGAATATTCATGGAGACCATTCGGATGTTATGGGAGCAAGAGATGCAGGATGGATTCAATTGTTTTGCGAAGATTCGCAGGAAATTTATGATTCTACTATTCAAGCCATAAAAATTTCTGAGAACAAGGATGTTTTGACACCTGTGATGGTTATTATGGATGGCTTCAACACCTCTCATTCTGTGGAAATATGGGACATAGAAGAGGATGAAAAAGTTAAGGAATATATTGGAGAATATACGCCTAAATATCCGCTTTTAGATGTGTCCAGAAAACTTACATACGGTGCATGGGCTCCACCACCTGAGTACTTCGAACACAAGGTAAGCCAGCTCGCTGGCATGGTTCATGCAAAACCTGTTGTTAAAAAAATAGGTAAAGAATTTGGAAAGGTGTTCGGAAGAAGTTATGATTATTTTGAGTCTTATAAGTTAGATGATGCAGAATACGCTATCGTTATGATGGGTTCGGCAGCAGGTACTGCAAAGGATGTAGTGGATGTCTTGAGAGAAAATGGGATTAAAGCAGGGCTTTTGAAAATCAGGATGTTCAGGCCATTTCCTGCCGATGAGATAAAAGAAGCTTTGGGCAATGTAAAAGTAGTTGCCACTTTAGATAGGGTAATATCTGCCGGAGCTTATGGCTCTCCTTTATTTAACGAAGTTCGTTCTGCTCTATACGATGTTCCCAAAAGGCCTATTGTTGTAGATTATATATACGGATTGGGAGGAAGGGATACTCAACCGAAGCATTTTAAGGCAGTTTACGAAAGCCTACAAAGGATTGCTA